From Zhongshania aliphaticivorans, one genomic window encodes:
- the gspL gene encoding type II secretion system protein GspL: protein MSALLLLDLPLDAEAPVPWLHWDNEHHKVIAEGVLANGRELGTLAESCAAVPCYALLPGAAVSAHRVVLPKGGRVGMAALPYQLEDKLCTDLDTVHLAVGVLQAKQPTDVLVADHGVVKASLDLLRQSGLRIKALLPDYAVLPPNTVVIDNTQVAANIHAQPMGMSSENFAVWQQIVGPEISATPVQVYCIGDCEESRFGEGEHVIEQCENRLRAFAIGFQAWPLSLLSGPYLLKDESGEAIARLRWPLILLVALLGLHWMSLGLQTYRDNREADALDEAMVAVYQQTFPGSRVVNARSQMRSQLNALEKTGGKDLMMPWLEKVAATTKTKPGITLAQLNYENDPAVMKLILSAASYEVIDQWLATLKAQGVNVERGAFGQQDGGIAGQISIRGDAQ, encoded by the coding sequence TTGAGCGCGCTGTTGTTACTAGATCTACCCCTTGATGCAGAGGCCCCTGTGCCCTGGCTGCATTGGGACAATGAGCATCACAAGGTGATTGCCGAAGGGGTGTTGGCTAATGGCCGTGAACTCGGCACGTTGGCAGAATCTTGCGCTGCGGTACCGTGCTACGCACTTTTACCGGGCGCGGCGGTCAGCGCCCATCGCGTGGTATTACCCAAGGGTGGTCGGGTTGGTATGGCGGCATTGCCCTATCAGCTTGAAGATAAACTCTGCACTGATTTAGACACAGTTCATCTTGCGGTCGGTGTATTGCAGGCAAAGCAGCCTACGGATGTGCTGGTGGCCGATCACGGTGTGGTAAAAGCCAGTTTAGACCTTTTGCGGCAAAGCGGTTTGCGCATTAAAGCACTGCTACCTGACTACGCAGTGTTACCCCCCAATACGGTTGTTATCGATAATACTCAGGTGGCGGCGAATATTCATGCTCAGCCTATGGGCATGAGCAGCGAAAACTTTGCGGTGTGGCAGCAAATTGTCGGGCCTGAAATCAGCGCGACGCCCGTGCAGGTGTATTGCATTGGCGACTGCGAGGAAAGCCGATTTGGTGAGGGTGAGCATGTTATAGAACAATGTGAAAATAGGCTGCGTGCCTTCGCAATCGGTTTTCAAGCTTGGCCACTGTCCTTGCTAAGTGGCCCGTATTTACTAAAAGACGAAAGCGGTGAGGCGATTGCTCGTTTGCGGTGGCCACTTATCTTGCTGGTGGCCCTTTTGGGTTTGCATTGGATGAGTTTAGGCCTGCAGACGTATCGGGATAATCGTGAGGCGGACGCCCTCGATGAGGCAATGGTCGCGGTATATCAGCAGACCTTTCCGGGGAGTCGCGTGGTTAACGCCCGCAGTCAGATGCGCAGCCAGCTCAATGCGCTTGAAAAGACGGGCGGTAAAGACTTAATGATGCCTTGGCTCGAAAAAGTCGCGGCGACGACTAAGACCAAGCCGGGTATTACGCTTGCACAGCTAAATTATGAGAACGACCCTGCGGTGATGAAATTAATCCTGAGCGCGGCCTCCTATGAAGTGATAGATCAATGGCTGGCGACGCTGAAGGCGCAGGGCGTTAATGTGGAGCGGGGCGCTTTCGGCCAGCAAGATGGCGGCATAGCGGGACAGATAAGCATACGGGGTGACGCGCAATGA
- the gspM gene encoding type II secretion system protein GspM, with product MKWLNQLLEGRSEQERFTLIAGAAVAVPLMIWLLLWQPLLAARDNAQTRVEQRRSSYLWMQQAAKQLQAAHGNVPASALSGSLQQQITRAAAALGVNVNRIEPQSAGRYSLWVASTDYTSAVQLIEALSTAGMTLYSVNMSLLDVPGSVSLRASVGGEG from the coding sequence ATGAAATGGTTAAACCAACTGCTTGAGGGCCGCAGCGAGCAAGAGCGCTTTACGCTAATCGCTGGGGCCGCGGTGGCGGTGCCCTTAATGATATGGCTGCTGTTGTGGCAGCCATTGTTAGCGGCCCGCGATAATGCCCAAACTCGCGTAGAACAGCGTCGTAGTTCCTATCTTTGGATGCAGCAAGCGGCAAAGCAATTGCAAGCCGCACATGGCAATGTGCCGGCGAGTGCGCTATCGGGCTCGCTGCAGCAGCAAATAACCCGCGCGGCAGCGGCGCTGGGCGTCAATGTTAACCGCATTGAGCCACAGTCGGCTGGGCGCTACAGTCTATGGGTGGCCAGCACCGATTACACTAGCGCAGTGCAGCTAATTGAAGCCCTATCTACTGCGGGTATGACATTGTATTCGGTCAATATGAGTTTATTGGATGTGCCTGGCAGTGTGTCTTTGCGGGCATCAGTTGGGGGCGAGGGATGA
- the gspN gene encoding type II secretion system protein N, whose protein sequence is MRRSLWVVCGTVFFLVCLLMTSPAWLVTDILAKQVPELKLGTVTGRAWRGQIDHVQFGDVHASQLQWRFSPVGLFRGVPLAISIASPVKATALLGLAAGDTLKLRDVEAHGKIAELMGIAQLPSMGFDGGVDLVLASARLSSTGCSSIEGTLTLASLLGDIDGISTIAPVSAELSCVNGLLTVLVDENNPNRVRGQVQLMNSGRASGNLTLSPAPGSELFKSLTLFLGAPRNNADFVLRF, encoded by the coding sequence ATGAGGCGTTCCCTGTGGGTTGTTTGCGGTACGGTCTTCTTTTTAGTGTGTTTGTTGATGACGAGCCCAGCGTGGTTGGTGACGGATATTTTAGCCAAACAAGTGCCTGAGCTGAAACTTGGAACGGTCACTGGCCGTGCGTGGCGGGGGCAGATTGATCATGTCCAATTCGGTGATGTTCATGCCAGTCAATTGCAGTGGCGCTTTAGTCCGGTGGGGCTGTTTCGTGGTGTGCCATTGGCGATTAGTATTGCTAGCCCGGTGAAGGCGACTGCGCTACTGGGTTTGGCTGCAGGAGATACCCTAAAGCTGCGCGATGTTGAGGCGCACGGCAAAATTGCTGAATTGATGGGCATTGCCCAGCTGCCGAGTATGGGTTTTGATGGTGGCGTCGATTTGGTGTTGGCGTCGGCTAGACTGAGCAGCACAGGCTGCAGTTCGATCGAGGGGACGCTTACCTTGGCCTCATTGCTTGGTGATATCGACGGTATCAGCACTATCGCGCCAGTGTCTGCTGAGCTGAGCTGTGTAAATGGCTTGCTAACAGTACTGGTGGATGAGAATAATCCGAACCGTGTGCGTGGCCAGGTGCAGTTGATGAATAGTGGTCGGGCGAGCGGTAATCTTACGCTGTCGCCAGCGCCTGGTAGTGAGTTGTTTAAAAGTTTAACCCTGTTTTTGGGTGCGCCACGCAATAATGCCGACTTTGTGTTGCGCTTCTAA